One Pelobates fuscus isolate aPelFus1 chromosome 8, aPelFus1.pri, whole genome shotgun sequence genomic window carries:
- the C8H21orf58 gene encoding uncharacterized protein C21orf58 homolog translates to MEDQSLVDHMTRLKLKLLEKRLENERDMAEESDTEPSTARSYDGHEEALQSALRRRKDLLHKLREQHLLEEIARPHTWEGTRRKKFSAEPLQPVAHVPYYHPPPPAEPPIRFYPPPPPPEPPRIIQQQLPQQPATIIQQLPAQQPLITQIPSPQAFQPPPRSGSIKEDMVEMMLMQNAQMHQIIMQNMMLKALPPLALTQPPTSTPQPPVQPHQDSHFANPVIMRAEKIRPSSVHHHHHYTPPNQSPLQPTMQPGHGYPMWSQMMPSNHMGQMGGFPPAIHHVTGPTSTLPAFNTLPSGL, encoded by the exons ATGGAGGATCAGTCACTGGTGGATCACATGACTAGGCTGAAACTTAAACTACTGGAGAAG AGACTGGAAAATGAGCGTGACATGGCTGAGGAATCTGACACTGAGCCTAGCACTGCAA GAAGTTATGATGGCCATGAGGAGGCACTGCAGTCTGCTTTGCGCAGGAGGAAGGATCTGCTGCACAAACTGAGA GAACAACACCTCCTTGAAGAGATCGCTCGGCCCCACACTTGGGAGGGCACACGTCGCAAAAAATTCAGTGCGGAACCTCTTCAACCAGTGGCCCATGTGCCGTATTACCATCCACCACCTCCTGCTGAGCCGCCTATACGCTTTTATCCTCCACCACCTCCTCCAGAACCTCCCAGAATCATCCAACAACAG TTACCTCAGCAGCCAGCAACTATAATTCAGCAGTTACCTGCACAGCAGCCGCTCATCACTCAAATTCCCTCGCCACAGGCTTTCCAGCCACCTCCTCGCTCAGGCAGCATAAAGGAAG ACATGGTCGAGATGATGCTTATGCAGAATGCACAAATGCACCAGATCATTATGCAGAATATGATGCTAAAAGCACTGCCCCCTCTTGCACTAACACAGCCTCCAACCAGCACACCCCAACCACCAGTCCAGCCACACCAG GATTCACACTTTGCTAATCCTGTAATTATGAGAGCTGAAAAGATTAGACCGTCCTCTGTGCATCATCACCACCATTACACCCCTCCTAATCAGTCACCTCTACAACCTACCATGCAACCAGGACACGGATATCCTATGTGGTCACAAATGATGCCTTCAAATCACATGGGACAGATGGGTGGATTCCCCCCTGCCATTCACCACGTGACAGGCCCAACCTCCACACTACCTGCATTCAATAC ACTTCCCAGTGGATTATGA